From a single Ursus arctos isolate Adak ecotype North America unplaced genomic scaffold, UrsArc2.0 scaffold_34, whole genome shotgun sequence genomic region:
- the HSCB gene encoding iron-sulfur cluster co-chaperone protein HscB isoform X2, producing the protein MWGGRTGALLRVWGLWPAGVLGRRPLSCNAASVAGSSSPQCWNCGGPGGPMRGDGFFCPQCRALQPPDPTRDYFSLMDCNRAFRVDTAKLQTRYQDLQRLVHPDFFSQRSQTEKDFSEKHSTLVNDAYKTLLAPLSRGLYLLKLHGVEIPEGTDYEMDRQFLMEIMEINEKLAEAQSEAAMKEIESIVRAKQNELTDNVSRAFEQGSLVGVDLRSHV; encoded by the exons ATGTGGGGCGGGAGAACTGGCGCCTTGCTCCGGGTGTGGGGGCTGTGGCCGGCAGGGGTCCTCGGAAGGAGACCACTAAGCTGCAATGCTGCGTCTGTGGCGGGAAGCAGTTCCCCCCAGTGTTGGAACTGCGGCGGCCCAGGGGGCCCCATGCGGGGGGACGGGTTCTTCTGCCCACAGTGCCGCGCGCTGCAGCCACCTGACCCCACTCGAGATTACTTCAGCCTCATGGACTG CAACCGTGCCTTCAGAGTTGACACAGCAAAACTCCAGACCAGGTACCAGGACCTACAGCGTCTTGTCCACCCTGACTTCTTCAGCCAGAGGTCTCAG ACTGAAAAGGACTTCTCAGAGAAGCATTCAACCCTGGTGAATGATGCCTATAAGACCCTTCTGGCTCCCCTGAGCAGGGGACTATACCTT CTAAAGCTCCATGGAGTAGAGATTCCCGAAGGGACAGATTATGAAATGGACAGGCAGTTCCTcatggaaataatggaaattaATGAAAAACTTGCAGAAGCTCAAAGCGAAGCTGCCATGAAAGAGATTGAATCTATTGTCAGAG CTAAACAGAACGAATTGACTGACAATGTGAGCAGAGCTTTTGAACAAG
- the HSCB gene encoding iron-sulfur cluster co-chaperone protein HscB isoform X4, with protein MWGGRTGALLRVWGLWPAGVLGRRPLSCNAASVAGSSSPQCWNCGGPGGPMRGDGFFCPQCRALQPPDPTRDYFSLMDCNRAFRVDTAKLQTRYQDLQRLVHPDFFSQRSQTEKDFSEKHSTLVNDAYKTLLAPLSRGLYLVS; from the exons ATGTGGGGCGGGAGAACTGGCGCCTTGCTCCGGGTGTGGGGGCTGTGGCCGGCAGGGGTCCTCGGAAGGAGACCACTAAGCTGCAATGCTGCGTCTGTGGCGGGAAGCAGTTCCCCCCAGTGTTGGAACTGCGGCGGCCCAGGGGGCCCCATGCGGGGGGACGGGTTCTTCTGCCCACAGTGCCGCGCGCTGCAGCCACCTGACCCCACTCGAGATTACTTCAGCCTCATGGACTG CAACCGTGCCTTCAGAGTTGACACAGCAAAACTCCAGACCAGGTACCAGGACCTACAGCGTCTTGTCCACCCTGACTTCTTCAGCCAGAGGTCTCAG ACTGAAAAGGACTTCTCAGAGAAGCATTCAACCCTGGTGAATGATGCCTATAAGACCCTTCTGGCTCCCCTGAGCAGGGGACTATACCTTGTAAG CTAA